The genomic DNA AAATGTGAATCATATCCAGCAGTAAAAACATGAACATCGCAGCAAGAACAAGTCCGAAAAACGACGCAATGCCGATGAGCGCAAGGCGTTCTTTGGTTTTCTTTTCGTCGACCGTGCGGGGAGGGCGCGTCTTAACGACTATATCGCCCGTGACATTAGTTTGGCAGGCTAAACGCAGATTCTTGTCCACAGTCTTTGCAATGGCAAGATTGCCCGCAAGTGTCGCTTCTTCATCCTGGCCGCGGGGAGAAGCCCCTTTGCCGTCAACAACTTCTACGGCACACGTTCCGCAGAAATTATTACCGCGGCAGTTCAGCAGAATATCAAGTCCGCGATACGGCGAGACGTTGACTTGCTGCATGAGTGTGCGAAGATTAGTGTTGGGTTCTACGTCGAATGAACGGTGTTCGTTGAAGAATGTTACGACAGGCATGGTGGTGCGGCTCCGGATGTTGTGGTGGATTATCGTTCGTATTTCTTTTCCATGCCCGCGGGAACGTGGAACATGTAGTGGTTCAGGAATTCGATCTTGTCATCCTTTTCGTGAATATCCACCTGCAGCAAGTCACGCAACGAAATGAACCCGACCAGTGCCTCGCCCTCTACAACAGGAAGATGACGGCAGCTTGCTTGCTTCATCTTCTTCAGACAATCTTCGTACGTTTCGTCGGATTCTGCCACCACGATGTTTGTCGTCATCACGTCGGCCACCCGTGTCTGTGCCGGAACGAGGTTGCGCACGACGACACGGTTGATCACGTCCCGTTCCGAAAACACGCCCACCAACCGTTCCGCGTCGACAACAGGCAACGCGCCGATATTGTTCTTTGCCATGTATTCGGCCGCCATTTGCACCGATGCATCCTTGTCAATTGTTAGCAACGGGCGATGTTCAAGCAATTGTTTTATGATGGATGTCATGGCGAAATCCTCGTTGATATAGTGTATGAACAGTAAACAGTCATGAACTGAATTCGTATCAACTCAACAGATTACGACGACGGATAGAAATCAAGAGAAGTGGCCCTGTTCCCGAACCGGACAACCGACCTGCGACACGGGAGGAACCGACAATTCTGACGATGTGGCTACGAAGAAAATAGCTTAGAATCGGTAGAATGTCAACAAGGCAAGCCGACTAAAAAGGCCACCGCTTGACTCCACCCTCATCAATGTAAGAGGCAACTGTTGGCGGCGGCGTCACCGGGCGGTCGCCTATTTCGATCATCGCCGACAACCTGACGGCTGCAACATCCAGCACGTTCGATTTGTCTGTCCAGAATGTTGCGAGCAGATCGCCCTCTTCCACCTTGTCTCCTGCCTTCTTCGTGAGAACGATGCCCGCCTTCGGATCAATCACGTCATCAAGCTTTGTGCGACCTGCGCCTAGCTCAATCGCCAGCAACCCGATATCCATCGTTGCGAAGCCGGTGATATACCCTCCCCTTTTGCTGCGGACTTCCCGGCCATGGGCTGCCCGAGGATACGATTCCGGAGTTTCAAGATAAGAAACATCGCCGCCCTGCCGCTGCACAAGTTCAAGGAATTTATCGTACGCCTTTCCCGATGAGATCGCGGACTTGCATTTCTCAATCCCTTCGTCGATCGAGTCCGCCTTTTTGCCAAGCCAGAGCATTGCACCTCCCAGCACGAACGTTACCTCCATCAAATCCGGAACGTTCTTCCCCTTCAGGCATTCAACCGATTCAAGCACCTCAACCCAATTCCCGATGTTGCATCCGAGAGGCTGGTTCATGTCGGTGATAAATCCGATCGTCTTCTTCCCCATCGAGTTGCCGATGGAGACAAGTGCCTCTGCGAGTTTCACCGAGTCATCATACCGTTGCATGAAAGCGCCATTGCCGGTCTTCACGTCCAAGACAAGAGCGTCAATTCCTTCTGCAAGCTTCTTGCTCATGATGCTGCCGGCAATGAGAGGAATTGATTCCACGGTTGCCGTCACGTCTCGCAACGCATACATTTTCTTGTCTGCCGGAGCGATTTCTTTCGTCTGCCCGATCAGCACGAGGCCTGTTTCCGCAATAACGTTCTTGTATTCATCAATACTCAAGTCCGTTCGGAAACCGGGGATGGACTCGAGTTTATCCAGCGTGCCGCCTGTGTGTCCGAGGCCGCGGCCGCTGATCATCGGCACGGGCACGCCGCACGCGGCAACCATCGGAGCAAGAACCAACGACACCTTGTCGCCGACGCCGCCGGTAGA from Bacteroidota bacterium includes the following:
- a CDS encoding (2Fe-2S)-binding protein — its product is MPVVTFFNEHRSFDVEPNTNLRTLMQQVNVSPYRGLDILLNCRGNNFCGTCAVEVVDGKGASPRGQDEEATLAGNLAIAKTVDKNLRLACQTNVTGDIVVKTRPPRTVDEKKTKERLALIGIASFFGLVLAAMFMFLLLDMIHIF
- a CDS encoding CBS domain-containing protein; translation: MTSIIKQLLEHRPLLTIDKDASVQMAAEYMAKNNIGALPVVDAERLVGVFSERDVINRVVVRNLVPAQTRVADVMTTNIVVAESDETYEDCLKKMKQASCRHLPVVEGEALVGFISLRDLLQVDIHEKDDKIEFLNHYMFHVPAGMEKKYER
- a CDS encoding thymidine phosphorylase, whose translation is MTPVELIRKKRNGGSLSKDELHSFITGFVSGTIPEYQMSAFFMAVYFNGMSVEERATFTEVMLHSGIVVDLSMIPGVKVDKHSTGGVGDKVSLVLAPMVAACGVPVPMISGRGLGHTGGTLDKLESIPGFRTDLSIDEYKNVIAETGLVLIGQTKEIAPADKKMYALRDVTATVESIPLIAGSIMSKKLAEGIDALVLDVKTGNGAFMQRYDDSVKLAEALVSIGNSMGKKTIGFITDMNQPLGCNIGNWVEVLESVECLKGKNVPDLMEVTFVLGGAMLWLGKKADSIDEGIEKCKSAISSGKAYDKFLELVQRQGGDVSYLETPESYPRAAHGREVRSKRGGYITGFATMDIGLLAIELGAGRTKLDDVIDPKAGIVLTKKAGDKVEEGDLLATFWTDKSNVLDVAAVRLSAMIEIGDRPVTPPPTVASYIDEGGVKRWPF